In Exiguobacterium sibiricum 7-3, a genomic segment contains:
- a CDS encoding TlyA family RNA methyltransferase, which yields METVKKIRLDVLLVERGLCETREKAKRTIMAGLVFSGTERLEKAGEKVKSDIDLTVKGQVMPYVGRGGYKMEKALAVFDIDVSGRIGLDIGSSTGGFTDCALQNGAAHMYALDVGSNQLDWKLRSDDRVTAMEKTNFRHATPDMFSIQPSFATIDVSFISLRLILPPLKAILAQGGDVIALVKPQFEAGRDDVGKKGIVRDERIHDRVLKEMVDFFVREGFYVKQLDFSPITGGEGNIEFLLHAQLKTPGMEEAVDPLETVRLAHAAL from the coding sequence ATGGAAACTGTAAAAAAAATCCGCCTAGACGTCTTACTCGTCGAGCGCGGTCTATGTGAAACACGTGAAAAAGCAAAACGGACCATTATGGCAGGTCTTGTATTCAGTGGAACAGAACGATTGGAAAAAGCCGGTGAAAAAGTAAAATCAGACATTGATTTGACGGTTAAAGGTCAGGTCATGCCATATGTCGGTCGTGGTGGATATAAGATGGAGAAAGCACTTGCTGTATTCGATATCGATGTGTCCGGACGGATTGGTCTTGATATCGGCTCTTCAACAGGCGGGTTCACGGATTGCGCCTTACAAAATGGGGCTGCACATATGTATGCGCTTGATGTCGGGTCAAATCAACTGGACTGGAAATTACGTTCGGACGATCGTGTGACGGCAATGGAGAAAACAAATTTCCGCCATGCGACACCAGACATGTTTTCGATTCAGCCAAGTTTTGCGACCATTGATGTCTCCTTCATTTCGCTCCGATTAATCCTTCCGCCCTTAAAAGCCATTCTAGCTCAGGGGGGGGATGTCATTGCGCTCGTCAAACCACAGTTTGAAGCGGGGCGGGATGATGTCGGTAAAAAAGGGATTGTTCGGGATGAACGGATTCACGATCGGGTACTCAAAGAGATGGTTGATTTCTTTGTCCGAGAAGGGTTTTACGTCAAACAATTAGATTTTTCACCGATCACGGGTGGTGAAGGCAATATTGAATTTCTTTTACATGCTCAACTCAAGACACCGGGAATGGAAGAGGCGGTTGATCCACTTGAAACGGTTCGCCTGGCACATGCCGCGTTGTAA
- a CDS encoding M24 family metallopeptidase — MKHRIEALQTALKERDLPGLLVTKAENIRYISGFTGSSGACLVTAEQAYFVTDFRYTEQAADQVKGMEIVQIERSIPETMGELMAGARVRAVGVEKDAMTLGSFEAFDQASAVELVPTTGIVENLRLIKDSSEIKMIKEAVDLADATFHHILTYIQAGRTELEVSNELEFFMRKQGATSSSFDTIVASGYRSALPHGVASSKVIQSGELVTLDFGALLNGYVSDITRTVAIGPISPELQKIYDTVLQAQLAGVDGLRPGITGIEADALTRDIIKDAGYGKYFGHSTGHGIGLEVHEGPGLSFRSETKLQPGMIVTVEPGIYVPQVGGCRIEDDVLITESGREILSSSPKELITL; from the coding sequence ATGAAACATCGTATCGAAGCACTCCAAACGGCTCTCAAGGAACGTGATTTACCAGGTCTTCTCGTCACGAAGGCAGAAAATATCCGGTATATTTCTGGATTCACCGGTTCGAGTGGCGCATGTCTCGTGACGGCGGAACAAGCTTATTTTGTAACGGATTTCCGTTATACGGAACAAGCAGCTGACCAAGTAAAGGGAATGGAAATCGTTCAGATTGAACGATCGATTCCGGAAACGATGGGTGAATTGATGGCGGGGGCCCGTGTGCGTGCAGTCGGTGTCGAAAAAGATGCGATGACACTTGGCTCATTCGAAGCATTCGATCAGGCATCCGCTGTGGAATTGGTTCCGACGACAGGAATCGTTGAAAACCTACGCTTGATTAAGGATTCATCAGAGATTAAGATGATTAAGGAAGCGGTGGATTTAGCAGATGCGACGTTCCACCACATCTTGACGTATATTCAAGCTGGTCGGACAGAACTGGAAGTCTCGAACGAACTCGAATTCTTCATGCGTAAACAAGGTGCGACGTCTTCGTCATTCGATACGATTGTTGCATCTGGTTATCGTTCGGCGTTACCGCACGGTGTCGCCAGTTCGAAAGTGATTCAGTCAGGTGAACTCGTGACGCTTGATTTTGGTGCGCTTCTGAACGGATACGTCTCGGACATCACGCGTACTGTTGCTATCGGACCAATCAGTCCAGAGTTGCAGAAGATTTACGATACCGTCCTTCAAGCGCAACTCGCAGGCGTTGACGGATTACGTCCAGGAATCACGGGAATCGAAGCGGACGCGTTGACACGTGACATCATCAAGGATGCAGGATATGGGAAATATTTCGGTCATTCGACGGGTCATGGAATTGGGTTAGAAGTACATGAAGGACCAGGATTATCGTTCCGTTCTGAAACGAAACTGCAACCTGGTATGATTGTTACGGTTGAACCGGGAATTTACGTACCGCAAGTCGGAGGATGTCGGATTGAAGATGACGTCTTGATCACCGAATCAGGGCGTGAAATTCTTTCGTCTTCACCAAAAGAACTCATCACACTGTAA
- the accC gene encoding acetyl-CoA carboxylase biotin carboxylase subunit — protein sequence MEKLLIANRGEIAVRIIRAAKELGIQTVAVYSTADRDALHVRLADEAYCIGDVSSTASYLNVTNILAVATNRNVTMIHPGYGFLAENVDFAEMCEACGIKFVGPTSAAIRQMGIKDVAKQTMIACGVPVVPGSDGTVTDDEALQLAEEIGYPVIIKATAGGGGRGIRVARSQEELVTGLDETRREAKQAFGNSEVYLERFIEEFRHVEVQVLADRHGNVIHLGERDCTVQRRMQKLIEEAPSPAVSPETRLKMGEAAVKAAKAIDYTGAGTIEFIFVEETEEFFFMEMNTRIQVEHPVTEMITGFDLVQAQLQVALDHPLAVQQQDIEFRGHSIECRINAEDPDHDFRPHAGRVTQYVAPGGMGVRIDSAVYPGYMIPPYYDSMVAKLIVHAETREEACAKMERALSEFWIEGVKTTIPFHQKVLAHPVFRRGTFTTKFTERELKAEIVK from the coding sequence ATGGAAAAACTTTTAATAGCGAACAGAGGCGAGATTGCGGTCCGAATCATTCGAGCGGCAAAAGAACTCGGAATTCAGACGGTTGCTGTTTATTCGACTGCGGACCGTGATGCGCTGCATGTCCGTTTAGCAGATGAGGCATATTGTATCGGAGATGTCAGTTCGACTGCTTCCTACTTGAATGTCACGAATATCCTGGCTGTTGCGACCAATCGGAACGTCACGATGATCCATCCGGGCTACGGATTCCTGGCGGAGAATGTTGATTTTGCCGAGATGTGTGAAGCATGTGGCATCAAGTTCGTTGGACCGACATCAGCCGCCATCCGTCAGATGGGAATCAAGGATGTTGCGAAACAAACGATGATTGCCTGCGGTGTACCTGTCGTACCGGGTTCTGACGGGACGGTTACAGATGATGAAGCATTACAGTTAGCCGAAGAAATCGGCTACCCCGTCATCATCAAAGCGACTGCCGGCGGAGGTGGACGAGGCATTCGTGTCGCCCGTTCACAGGAAGAACTCGTGACCGGTCTGGATGAAACACGCCGTGAGGCGAAACAGGCATTCGGCAACAGCGAAGTGTATCTCGAACGCTTTATCGAAGAGTTCCGTCATGTCGAAGTCCAAGTACTTGCCGATCGTCACGGAAACGTGATTCATCTTGGGGAACGCGATTGTACCGTCCAACGACGGATGCAAAAATTGATTGAGGAAGCACCATCGCCGGCTGTTAGTCCTGAAACACGTTTGAAGATGGGGGAAGCGGCGGTCAAAGCGGCGAAGGCGATTGACTATACGGGAGCCGGGACGATCGAATTCATCTTTGTTGAAGAGACGGAAGAATTTTTCTTCATGGAAATGAATACGCGGATCCAGGTTGAACATCCGGTGACGGAAATGATTACGGGATTCGATCTCGTCCAGGCGCAGCTCCAAGTGGCGCTAGATCATCCATTGGCTGTTCAGCAACAGGATATTGAATTCCGTGGGCATTCGATTGAATGCCGGATCAATGCAGAAGATCCGGATCACGATTTCCGTCCGCACGCCGGACGAGTCACCCAATACGTTGCGCCAGGAGGAATGGGCGTCCGAATCGATAGCGCAGTGTATCCGGGATATATGATTCCCCCGTACTATGATTCAATGGTCGCAAAACTGATTGTTCATGCCGAAACACGTGAAGAAGCATGTGCGAAGATGGAGCGAGCACTGTCCGAGTTTTGGATCGAAGGTGTCAAAACGACGATTCCGTTCCATCAAAAAGTCTTGGCACATCCCGTATTCCGTCGTGGAACGTTTACGACGAAATTTACAGAGCGTGAACTAAAAGCAGAAATCGTGAAGTGA
- the dxs gene encoding 1-deoxy-D-xylulose-5-phosphate synthase, whose translation MKLTEIQDPSFLKRMSVSELELFAGDIRRFLIEELATTGGHLAPNLGVVELTLALHREFDSPNDKFVWDVGHQAYVHKILTGRAGQFDTLRQHKGLCGFPKRNESVHDVWETGHSSTSLSAAMGIAVSNELKGNDDRAIAIIGDGALTGGMALEALNHIGAEQQNVIVILNDNEMSIAPNVGAMHQMLGRIRSSRKVRYAQDELETLIKKIPLIGGKLEKGGEKIKEAVKGALVPGMFFEELGFNYYGPVDGHDLTDLIEQLNYVKKEEGPVLLHVITKKGKGYRPAEYDGIGTWHGLGPYKIESGEVIKGKSKAPSYSFTVADTLTKMAREDEKLTLITPAMSVGSKLDCFEKEFPERMFDVGIAEQHAVTFAAGQATQGMKPVVSIYSTFFQRAYDQLVHDVARQNLDVTFTIDRSGLVGADGETHQGVFDIAFMRHVPNIRIVMAKDENELQHLLYSAVKYEGPIAVRFPRGEGIGVPMDETLREISLDTWDVEREGTDVAIMAFGPQVQDALKIAELLEGELSVRVINARTIKPLDEKMLTALYAEGIPLVTLEEAVLKGGFGSAVLEHANEQEAFPRVKRFGIPDWYIEHGGVNELLEEIGLLPGQIAEEVRSFVNQGKKQSV comes from the coding sequence ATGAAGTTGACAGAGATACAGGATCCGTCATTTTTAAAGCGTATGTCAGTCTCGGAATTAGAACTGTTCGCAGGCGACATCCGACGCTTTTTGATTGAAGAACTAGCAACAACAGGTGGACATTTGGCACCGAATTTAGGTGTCGTTGAACTGACGTTGGCGCTTCACCGTGAATTTGACAGTCCAAACGATAAATTCGTCTGGGATGTCGGACACCAAGCATACGTGCATAAAATTCTGACAGGACGGGCAGGTCAGTTTGATACGTTACGGCAACATAAAGGGTTGTGTGGGTTCCCGAAACGCAACGAGAGCGTCCATGATGTCTGGGAAACTGGACACAGCTCGACTTCACTTTCGGCAGCGATGGGGATTGCTGTATCAAATGAATTAAAAGGAAACGATGACCGGGCGATTGCCATCATCGGGGATGGTGCATTGACAGGCGGAATGGCACTCGAAGCATTGAACCATATCGGTGCGGAGCAACAAAACGTCATCGTCATTTTAAACGACAATGAGATGTCAATTGCACCGAATGTCGGGGCGATGCATCAGATGTTAGGTAGAATCCGTTCTTCCCGCAAAGTCCGTTATGCACAAGATGAGCTGGAAACATTGATTAAAAAAATTCCTTTAATCGGCGGAAAGCTTGAAAAAGGCGGAGAGAAAATTAAAGAAGCTGTCAAAGGAGCACTTGTTCCCGGCATGTTCTTTGAAGAACTCGGTTTCAATTATTACGGACCAGTCGATGGTCATGATTTGACCGATTTAATTGAACAGCTGAATTATGTGAAGAAAGAAGAAGGACCTGTCTTGCTTCATGTCATCACGAAAAAAGGAAAAGGCTACCGTCCGGCAGAATACGACGGCATCGGTACATGGCATGGTCTTGGACCGTACAAAATCGAGTCGGGTGAAGTCATCAAAGGGAAATCAAAAGCACCAAGCTATTCGTTTACAGTAGCAGATACGTTGACGAAGATGGCCCGTGAGGATGAAAAGCTGACACTGATTACGCCGGCAATGAGTGTTGGATCGAAACTGGATTGTTTTGAAAAAGAATTCCCGGAGCGGATGTTTGATGTCGGAATCGCGGAACAACATGCCGTGACGTTTGCTGCGGGTCAGGCAACACAAGGGATGAAGCCAGTCGTATCGATTTACTCGACCTTCTTCCAGCGCGCATATGACCAACTCGTTCATGACGTTGCGCGTCAGAACCTGGATGTCACGTTTACAATCGACCGTTCTGGTCTTGTGGGTGCTGATGGTGAGACACACCAAGGTGTCTTTGATATCGCCTTCATGCGTCACGTGCCGAATATTCGGATTGTCATGGCGAAGGATGAGAATGAACTACAACATCTTCTCTATTCGGCTGTTAAATACGAAGGACCGATTGCTGTCCGTTTCCCGCGTGGAGAAGGAATCGGTGTTCCAATGGATGAGACACTCCGTGAGATTTCGCTTGATACATGGGACGTGGAACGTGAAGGAACGGATGTCGCCATCATGGCGTTTGGTCCACAAGTGCAAGACGCCCTGAAAATCGCGGAACTTCTTGAAGGCGAGTTATCGGTACGGGTCATCAATGCCCGGACGATCAAACCACTGGATGAAAAAATGTTGACTGCTTTATATGCAGAAGGAATTCCGCTTGTAACGCTTGAAGAAGCGGTGCTTAAAGGTGGATTCGGTTCAGCTGTTCTCGAACATGCCAATGAACAGGAAGCCTTCCCGCGCGTCAAACGATTTGGTATTCCGGATTGGTATATCGAACACGGCGGCGTCAACGAATTGTTAGAAGAAATCGGATTATTACCTGGACAGATTGCGGAAGAAGTTCGCTCGTTTGTCAATCAAGGAAAGAAACAGAGTGTGTAA
- the folD gene encoding bifunctional methylenetetrahydrofolate dehydrogenase/methenyltetrahydrofolate cyclohydrolase FolD, translating to MAVVIDGKQVAQSYRLKLKEEVARLKEQRIQPKLTVILIGEDPASQSYVRGKEKAAQEIGMDSDLIRLSEETKESELLHLIERLNADASVHGILVQLPLPKHIDESKVIFAISPEKDVDGFHPVSVGKMMIGEPTFLPCTPNGILHLVKEMNVPIAGRHVVVVGRSQIVGKPVGMLFLNESATVTYCHSKTADLGAMTRQADILIVAVGVPKLITADMVKPDAVVIDVGVNRVDGKLVGDVEFEAVKEVASMITPVPGGVGPMTITMLLHNTIEAAK from the coding sequence ATGGCAGTCGTAATCGATGGGAAACAAGTCGCACAATCGTATCGTTTGAAACTGAAAGAAGAAGTCGCACGTCTGAAAGAACAACGTATTCAACCGAAGCTGACCGTCATCTTAATTGGGGAAGATCCAGCCAGCCAATCGTATGTCCGTGGTAAAGAAAAAGCGGCACAAGAGATTGGGATGGATTCTGACTTGATTCGACTATCAGAAGAGACGAAGGAATCGGAATTGCTTCACTTGATCGAACGTTTAAATGCCGATGCAAGCGTACACGGTATTTTGGTTCAATTGCCTTTGCCAAAGCATATTGATGAGAGTAAGGTCATCTTCGCCATTTCACCGGAAAAAGATGTCGATGGATTTCATCCTGTCTCAGTCGGGAAAATGATGATTGGTGAACCGACCTTCTTGCCGTGTACACCGAACGGAATTCTTCACCTCGTCAAGGAAATGAACGTACCGATTGCCGGTCGCCATGTTGTTGTCGTCGGTCGAAGTCAAATTGTTGGAAAGCCGGTCGGCATGCTGTTCTTAAATGAATCGGCGACGGTGACGTATTGTCACTCGAAAACTGCTGATCTCGGTGCCATGACCCGTCAGGCGGACATTTTGATTGTCGCTGTCGGTGTACCAAAACTGATTACGGCCGACATGGTCAAACCGGATGCCGTTGTCATCGATGTCGGTGTCAACCGGGTAGACGGGAAGTTGGTCGGAGATGTCGAATTTGAAGCTGTGAAAGAGGTCGCCTCGATGATTACACCAGTTCCAGGTGGGGTCGGACCGATGACGATTACAATGTTGCTTCATAATACGATTGAGGCAGCGAAATGA
- the efp gene encoding elongation factor P — MVSVNDLKTGLTIKTSDGMIWQVLEFQHVKPGKGAAFVRTKMRNIRNGNIQEMTFRGGERVERAHIERNKMQYLYPMGETYVFMDTESYEQLELTTVQVEAALPFLLENMEVQIAIYNGEVLGIELPNTIVMTIVEAEPGVKGDTASNVKKNATVETGHIIHVPLFIEAGEKVTVDTRTGDFTGRYNG, encoded by the coding sequence ATGGTATCAGTAAACGATTTAAAAACAGGACTTACAATTAAAACATCAGACGGAATGATTTGGCAGGTCCTTGAATTCCAACATGTTAAACCAGGTAAAGGTGCAGCATTCGTGCGGACAAAAATGCGTAACATCCGAAACGGAAACATTCAAGAAATGACATTCCGTGGTGGCGAACGTGTCGAACGTGCCCACATCGAACGGAACAAAATGCAATACCTTTATCCGATGGGTGAAACGTATGTCTTCATGGATACAGAATCATACGAGCAACTCGAATTGACAACGGTTCAAGTCGAAGCGGCACTCCCGTTCCTTCTTGAAAACATGGAAGTTCAAATTGCGATCTACAACGGCGAAGTCCTCGGAATCGAGCTTCCGAATACGATCGTCATGACAATTGTTGAGGCAGAGCCTGGTGTCAAAGGCGATACAGCATCAAACGTCAAGAAAAATGCAACAGTTGAGACGGGACATATCATCCATGTGCCACTCTTCATCGAAGCAGGAGAAAAAGTAACAGTTGATACACGTACTGGTGATTTCACAGGGCGTTACAACGGATAA
- a CDS encoding polyprenyl synthetase family protein codes for MIVLTEWKTQVEQALETFMTRLEAPERLREAMRYSLDAGGKRVRPALIYAVLDAYGIDRKMGDATAAALEMIHTYSLIHDDLPAMDDDDMRRGRPTNHIQFDEATAILAGDALLTNAFTCLLETKATAEVKVKLLERLATAAGAAGMVGGQLDDMLGERGGINDAEELESIHRRKTGALLIFAVEAGGILAGVADEDLAHLKRYGLHLGIAFQIQDDILDVTGDADKIGKPVGSDEGNDKATYPKLLGLDGAERALAAQVTAANEAIEALSVEAAPLKDLLDFVVKRDH; via the coding sequence ATGATTGTCTTAACAGAGTGGAAAACGCAAGTGGAACAAGCACTGGAAACATTCATGACTCGTCTAGAAGCACCAGAACGTCTACGGGAAGCCATGCGTTATTCGCTTGATGCAGGCGGAAAGCGTGTCCGGCCAGCATTGATTTATGCTGTCCTTGATGCGTATGGGATCGACCGCAAGATGGGTGACGCTACGGCAGCAGCCCTTGAGATGATTCATACATATTCGTTGATTCATGATGATTTACCGGCGATGGATGATGATGACATGCGACGCGGACGTCCGACGAATCATATTCAATTTGATGAAGCGACTGCGATTCTCGCTGGAGATGCGTTACTCACGAATGCCTTTACATGTTTACTCGAGACCAAGGCGACAGCAGAAGTTAAAGTGAAATTGCTCGAGCGACTCGCAACAGCGGCAGGTGCAGCCGGAATGGTCGGCGGTCAATTAGACGATATGCTGGGTGAGCGTGGAGGAATCAATGACGCGGAGGAACTCGAGTCGATTCACCGTCGGAAAACGGGAGCGCTGCTGATTTTTGCGGTCGAAGCAGGCGGTATTTTAGCCGGAGTCGCGGATGAGGATCTCGCACATTTGAAACGGTATGGTCTTCATCTGGGGATTGCGTTTCAGATTCAAGACGACATCTTGGACGTGACCGGAGACGCTGATAAAATCGGAAAACCGGTTGGCAGTGATGAAGGAAATGACAAAGCAACTTATCCAAAACTACTAGGTCTTGACGGAGCGGAACGGGCACTTGCAGCCCAAGTGACGGCAGCAAATGAAGCAATCGAAGCTCTTTCCGTCGAAGCGGCACCGCTTAAGGATTTGCTCGACTTCGTCGTCAAGCGTGACCATTAA
- the xseB gene encoding exodeoxyribonuclease VII small subunit codes for METEQSFEAALERLEEIVELLEAGEAPLEQAMNLYEEGVKLTALCQGKLSTAEQRLDQILEQDGTLREKGGSQ; via the coding sequence ATGGAAACAGAACAATCCTTTGAAGCAGCTTTAGAGCGGTTGGAAGAAATCGTCGAATTACTGGAAGCGGGTGAAGCACCGCTTGAACAAGCGATGAATTTGTACGAGGAAGGTGTCAAATTGACGGCACTCTGTCAAGGGAAACTGTCGACGGCAGAACAACGGTTGGATCAAATCTTGGAACAAGACGGCACGTTACGTGAAAAAGGGGGATCACAATGA
- the ahrC gene encoding transcriptional regulator AhrC/ArgR gives MTKGQRLIKIREIITQSEIETQDELVEELRNAGYKVTQATVSRDIKELHLVKVPLNDGRYKYSLPADQRFNPLGKLRRLLGDSFISIDSAQNLIVMHVLPGNANALGVLLDHLNWPELLGTVCGDDTILMITRNEEAATEVTERILGML, from the coding sequence ATGACAAAGGGGCAACGGTTAATCAAGATTCGGGAAATCATTACGCAGTCAGAAATCGAAACACAGGATGAACTGGTCGAGGAACTTCGAAATGCAGGGTATAAAGTAACGCAGGCTACCGTCTCTCGAGACATTAAAGAACTCCATCTCGTAAAAGTACCGTTAAATGATGGAAGATATAAATACAGTTTGCCTGCTGATCAGCGATTCAATCCACTTGGAAAGTTACGCCGATTACTCGGAGATAGCTTCATCTCGATTGATTCTGCTCAAAATTTGATTGTCATGCATGTCTTACCAGGGAATGCCAACGCATTAGGCGTCCTCCTGGATCATTTAAATTGGCCGGAGTTGCTCGGTACGGTCTGTGGAGATGATACGATACTAATGATTACACGAAACGAAGAAGCAGCAACGGAAGTGACCGAACGTATTTTAGGAATGTTGTAA
- the xseA gene encoding exodeoxyribonuclease VII large subunit, whose product MTNPLQVSELVHYVKRELENDSLLQQVQVVGEVSNFKRHSSGHLYFTLKDEQSRMKAVMFARDAGRVKTDIRDGARVIITARISVYVASGEMQLYVERMMEDGVGALYEAYVRLKEDVEARGWFESEQKLPLPAFPQKIGIVTSPKGAALHDIATTLRRRYPQAAIVFAPVLVQGKDAAPQIVRAIEAMNEHQACDVMIIGRGGGSIEELWAFNEMSVVTAIHQSRIPIVSAVGHETDFTIADFVADVRAATPTAAAELVTPEAVELEKRLNELNRRLTRHYAQYINERKDQVNRLATSYGLKSPRVLLGLKQERLDRAEMGLHRIGKQVLQTKQQALTDQVNRFARIAMQERLAEQKRQLIRTRKQLERIHTIIRSKQDRLHQMIARLDSVSPTQVMLRGYTYVEQDGRLVRSVAELSDQTFRVQFHDGSILAKREDEEDGNRTIL is encoded by the coding sequence ATGACGAATCCTCTTCAGGTTTCCGAACTCGTCCATTACGTGAAGCGGGAACTCGAGAATGACTCGTTGCTCCAACAAGTTCAGGTGGTGGGAGAAGTGTCGAACTTTAAACGACACTCTTCCGGTCACCTTTATTTTACGTTGAAAGACGAACAGTCGCGGATGAAAGCCGTTATGTTCGCCCGCGATGCCGGCCGTGTCAAAACGGACATCCGGGACGGTGCACGCGTCATCATAACGGCGCGGATTTCAGTATATGTCGCATCGGGTGAGATGCAACTCTACGTCGAACGGATGATGGAAGACGGCGTAGGCGCCCTCTACGAAGCCTATGTCCGATTGAAAGAGGATGTCGAAGCCCGAGGCTGGTTTGAGTCGGAACAGAAACTGCCGTTGCCGGCATTCCCGCAAAAAATCGGAATCGTGACATCACCGAAGGGGGCAGCCTTGCATGACATCGCGACGACGTTACGTCGGCGTTATCCGCAAGCCGCCATCGTCTTTGCACCTGTGCTGGTCCAGGGAAAAGACGCAGCACCCCAAATCGTCCGTGCCATTGAAGCAATGAATGAACATCAAGCGTGTGATGTGATGATTATCGGTCGGGGGGGCGGATCAATCGAGGAACTGTGGGCGTTCAACGAAATGTCGGTTGTGACGGCGATTCATCAGTCGCGGATTCCGATTGTGTCAGCGGTCGGTCATGAAACAGACTTTACGATTGCTGATTTTGTTGCTGATGTCCGGGCGGCGACACCAACAGCCGCGGCAGAACTCGTGACGCCTGAGGCAGTAGAACTCGAGAAGCGTCTCAATGAGCTGAATCGAAGATTGACACGACATTACGCTCAGTACATCAACGAACGTAAAGATCAAGTCAACCGGTTGGCAACAAGTTACGGATTGAAATCTCCTCGGGTCTTGTTAGGTTTAAAACAAGAACGGTTGGACCGGGCAGAGATGGGACTTCATCGAATCGGGAAGCAAGTGTTGCAGACGAAACAACAAGCGTTGACCGATCAGGTGAACCGTTTCGCACGGATCGCGATGCAAGAACGTCTGGCAGAACAAAAGCGCCAATTGATTCGGACACGAAAACAACTAGAACGGATTCACACCATTATTCGCTCGAAGCAGGATCGGCTCCATCAAATGATTGCCCGTCTCGACTCGGTCAGTCCGACGCAAGTCATGCTTCGTGGATATACATACGTCGAGCAGGATGGACGACTCGTCCGCTCCGTAGCAGAATTGTCAGATCAGACCTTCCGGGTTCAGTTTCATGACGGGAGTATCCTAGCGAAACGAGAGGATGAAGAAGATGGAAACAGAACAATCCTTTGA
- the nusB gene encoding transcription antitermination factor NusB has product MMKRHMARELAVQSLFQMELSDLSAQEAIEFAVEGKEYDTFVTQLVEGVEANKPEIDQKLRAALVNWSFERLGNIERTILRLAVYELLFEAKIPVRVTINEAIELTKAFADEEATKIVNGVLGKVAQEVEQNGLKENPQSN; this is encoded by the coding sequence ATGATGAAAAGACATATGGCGCGCGAACTTGCAGTACAGTCTTTGTTCCAAATGGAACTCTCGGATCTGTCTGCCCAAGAAGCCATTGAATTCGCAGTAGAAGGTAAAGAATATGATACGTTTGTTACACAATTGGTCGAGGGTGTCGAAGCCAATAAACCGGAAATTGATCAAAAGTTGCGTGCCGCGCTCGTGAACTGGTCATTTGAACGTCTTGGAAACATCGAACGGACGATTCTTCGTCTTGCGGTTTATGAACTGTTATTTGAAGCTAAAATTCCAGTCCGTGTAACGATCAATGAAGCGATTGAATTAACAAAAGCTTTTGCCGACGAAGAAGCAACAAAAATCGTCAACGGTGTGTTAGGAAAAGTAGCACAAGAGGTGGAACAAAACGGTTTGAAAGAAAATCCGCAAAGCAACTGA
- the accB gene encoding acetyl-CoA carboxylase biotin carboxyl carrier protein, translating to MKIDQLKQVLEMLDQSSVNELSLETDTYKLKLKKQNDNIVVSHQAPAPVAAPAPQAPVAVTESATEEPNTEADTVTINALMVGTFYSRPNPDKPSFVKVGDQIEVGQIVCVLEAMKLFNNLNSEVAGTVVEILVADGDLVEFGQPLFRIRP from the coding sequence ATGAAAATCGATCAGTTGAAGCAAGTACTCGAAATGTTGGACCAATCGAGTGTCAATGAACTTTCTCTTGAAACCGACACGTATAAGTTAAAATTAAAAAAACAAAATGATAACATCGTTGTTTCCCATCAAGCACCGGCTCCGGTGGCAGCACCAGCGCCGCAAGCTCCAGTAGCCGTCACGGAATCCGCAACGGAAGAACCAAATACCGAAGCAGATACGGTGACCATTAATGCATTGATGGTCGGAACGTTTTATTCACGTCCGAATCCGGACAAACCGTCTTTCGTCAAAGTCGGCGATCAAATCGAAGTCGGTCAAATTGTCTGTGTGCTAGAAGCAATGAAACTATTTAATAATCTGAACTCGGAAGTAGCCGGAACAGTCGTCGAAATTCTCGTCGCAGATGGAGACCTTGTTGAATTCGGACAACCGCTCTTCCGGATTCGTCCTTGA